A region from the Tahibacter amnicola genome encodes:
- a CDS encoding class I SAM-dependent methyltransferase has protein sequence MPRAADESPSGPTLAHYNQNADSFRAGTMDHDVSQNIDTLLRHLRGTPPFRVLDFGCGPGRDLKAFVERGHAPVGLDGAESFVQMARDYSGCEVWQQDFLDLHLPDHHFDGIFANASLFHVPGRDLPRVLRQLHQTLKPDGVLFSSNPRGDNREGWNGARYGAYHDLAQWRTYLTAAGFCELEYYYRPAGLPLDQQPWLASAWRRIERNSAA, from the coding sequence ATGCCCCGCGCCGCTGATGAGTCGCCCTCCGGTCCTACGTTGGCCCACTACAACCAGAATGCCGACAGCTTTCGCGCCGGCACCATGGATCACGACGTCAGCCAGAACATCGACACGCTGCTTCGGCATCTGCGCGGCACGCCGCCCTTCCGGGTGCTCGATTTCGGCTGCGGACCGGGCCGCGACCTGAAAGCCTTCGTCGAACGCGGCCATGCGCCGGTCGGCCTGGACGGTGCTGAATCCTTTGTCCAGATGGCGCGTGACTACAGCGGCTGCGAGGTGTGGCAGCAGGACTTTCTCGACCTGCACCTGCCGGACCACCATTTCGACGGCATCTTCGCCAATGCCTCGCTTTTCCACGTTCCCGGCCGTGACCTGCCGCGCGTTCTGCGCCAGCTGCACCAGACACTCAAGCCCGACGGCGTGCTGTTCAGTTCCAATCCGCGCGGCGACAACCGCGAAGGGTGGAATGGCGCGCGCTATGGTGCGTACCACGATCTTGCGCAGTGGCGCACCTACCTCACGGCAGCGGGATTTTGTGAACTTGAGTACTATTACAGGCCCGCCGGGCTGCCGCTGGACCAACAGCCATGGCTGGCCAGCGCCTGGCGTCGTATTGAAAGGAACTCTGCCGCATGA
- a CDS encoding SRPBCC family protein, protein MTCVDLVATHAFRCGPDPIFALSVDAGRFPQCFAGFGPIPAIRAIQLHGSLAAGTTRTIDNSDGSSLTETITQVTPPHEHHYTLQGFRPPFSWLVRKAQAQWCIDGSADHSAVTWRYRFELTSPLAFPIAAPLLRVFMAGAMRRCLQRMAQLLQA, encoded by the coding sequence ATGACCTGTGTCGACCTCGTCGCAACCCACGCCTTTCGCTGCGGACCGGACCCGATCTTCGCCCTCTCCGTCGATGCCGGGCGTTTCCCGCAATGCTTTGCCGGCTTCGGCCCCATCCCGGCCATCCGCGCCATTCAACTGCACGGGAGTCTCGCCGCCGGCACCACGCGCACGATCGACAACAGCGACGGCAGCAGCCTGACCGAGACCATCACGCAGGTCACACCACCCCACGAACACCACTACACACTGCAAGGCTTCCGGCCACCCTTTTCCTGGCTGGTCAGGAAGGCCCAGGCACAGTGGTGTATCGACGGATCAGCCGACCACTCGGCCGTCACCTGGCGCTATCGGTTCGAGCTGACCTCGCCACTGGCCTTTCCGATCGCCGCACCGCTGCTGCGTGTCTTCATGGCGGGCGCGATGCGCCGGTGCCTGCAACGCATGGCGCAGCTGCTACAGGCGTAG
- a CDS encoding cytochrome P450, with the protein MQLKDLASPAFYENPYPFYEALRAAGPLVELGSGIWVTGRYSVVDSLLRDRRMGRAYMRNVRARYGEERAKAHVFRSFEQMMLLMNPPDHTRLRRLLMQVFNARQTESFRHMAQVIADHLIDGFVHTGSADLMADFATPLPIKVICTLLDVSLADESMFTRSVGAIVHALEVAPMSDDQIDQANQAALELEAYFQDIMRERRRCPGNDLISMLLTTADGDDRLSDEEIAANIVLMFVAGHETTSNMIGNALIALHQDRAEWDRIVAAPEHVPDAVAECLRYDPSVQMTGRAALEEIDIAGVHLQPEEMIFLCLGSANRDPERFSEPARLMPGRAEKDARLLSFGGGIHHCLGARLATAELEVALDTLARRLPGLRLTGLEHLRWHQRNTLRGVESLTARWQ; encoded by the coding sequence ATGCAACTGAAAGATCTGGCCAGTCCGGCTTTCTACGAGAACCCCTATCCTTTCTACGAGGCGCTGCGTGCGGCGGGCCCTCTGGTCGAGCTGGGTTCGGGCATATGGGTGACAGGACGCTATTCGGTCGTCGACAGTCTGCTGCGCGATCGTCGCATGGGGCGTGCCTACATGCGCAATGTGCGGGCGCGCTACGGCGAGGAACGCGCAAAGGCTCATGTGTTCCGCAGCTTCGAGCAGATGATGCTGCTGATGAACCCGCCGGATCACACCCGGCTGCGCCGCCTGCTGATGCAGGTGTTCAATGCGCGCCAGACCGAGTCGTTCCGCCACATGGCGCAGGTCATCGCCGACCACTTGATCGACGGATTCGTGCACACCGGCAGCGCCGACCTGATGGCAGACTTCGCCACGCCCCTGCCGATCAAGGTCATTTGTACGTTGCTGGACGTGAGCCTGGCGGACGAGTCGATGTTCACGCGGTCTGTCGGGGCCATCGTGCACGCGCTGGAAGTGGCGCCGATGAGCGACGACCAGATCGACCAAGCCAACCAGGCGGCACTGGAACTGGAGGCCTATTTCCAGGACATCATGCGGGAGCGCCGCCGATGTCCGGGGAACGATCTGATCTCCATGCTGCTGACTACCGCCGATGGCGATGACCGTCTCAGCGATGAGGAGATTGCAGCCAATATCGTGCTGATGTTCGTGGCGGGTCACGAAACCACCTCGAACATGATCGGCAACGCGTTGATCGCCCTGCACCAGGACCGTGCCGAATGGGACCGGATTGTCGCCGCGCCGGAACACGTCCCGGACGCCGTCGCCGAGTGTCTTCGCTACGATCCGTCGGTACAGATGACCGGCCGGGCGGCGCTGGAGGAGATCGATATCGCCGGCGTACACCTGCAGCCGGAGGAGATGATCTTCCTGTGCCTGGGGTCGGCCAACCGCGATCCAGAGCGGTTCTCCGAGCCGGCCCGGTTGATGCCCGGACGCGCCGAGAAGGACGCCCGGCTGCTGAGTTTCGGCGGCGGTATCCACCATTGCCTGGGGGCGCGCCTGGCCACCGCGGAGCTGGAGGTGGCGCTCGATACGCTGGCGCGCCGCCTGCCGGGCCTGCGTCTGACGGGTCTTGAGCACCTGCGCTGGCACCAGCGCAACACGCTGCGCGGCGTGGAGTCGTTGACGGCCCGGTGGCAGTAG